A genomic segment from Etheostoma spectabile isolate EspeVRDwgs_2016 chromosome 11, UIUC_Espe_1.0, whole genome shotgun sequence encodes:
- the slc4a10b gene encoding sodium-driven chloride bicarbonate exchanger isoform X2, protein MDTTDQGAQIEPLLSTRNDNEAVVDRGGTRSQQGTNFGQEDLEGHRTLYIGVHVPLGSTRHRSHRRHHHHGNKHKKRSTVRAPTLLEGRESPVYDTPSQRVQFLLGTEDDDEEHIPHDLFTEMDEICVRDGEDSEWRESARWLKFEEDVEDGGERWSKPYVATLSLHSLFELRSCIINSTVLLDMTANTIEEIADMVLDHQELYSPLGDELRKRVRETLLKQHHHQNEKKLANRLPIVRSLADMGRRTSELHLDKNGQMTASQSQLAGSDGKGDISKENSSVDFSKKDLHFMKKIPAGAEACNVLVGELEYLKKPVVAFVRLSPAVTLSGLAEVPIATRFLFILLGPLGRALQYHEIGRSIATLMTDEVFHDVAYKAKDRNDLIAGIDEFLDQVTVLPPGEWDPSIRIEPPKNVPSQEKRKKSNILPNGLVEGEEEEEEGGHGGPELQRTGRWFGGLFLDIKRKAPHYLSDYTDALSLQCVASFLFLYCACMSPVITFGGLLGEATEGRISAIESLFGASLTGMAYSLFAGQPLTILGSTGPVLVFEKILFKFCKEYGLSYLSLRTCIGLWTAFLCIVLVATDASSLVCYITRFTEEAFASLICIIFIYEALEKLIHLGDHYPFNKNNNLDKLTMYSCSCVEPSDPTNGTLKYWETTNVTASEIYWEALEAKDCIEKRGEFVGSACGPHGPYVPDVLFWCVILFFSTVLMSAFLKEFKFSNYFPTKVRSIISDFSVFLTILTMVLIDYALGIPSPKLQVPSVFKPTRDDRGWFINPLGPNPWWTTVITVVPALLCTILIFMDQQITAVIINRKEHKLKKGCGYHLDLFIVGVMLGVCSLMGLPWFVAATVLSITHVNSLKLESECSAPGEVPKFLGIREQRFTGLMIFTLMGCSVFMTSVLKFIPMPVLYGVFLYMGASSLRGIQFFDRLKLFGMPAKHQPDFIYLRHVPLRKVHLFTIIQLSCLIMLWVIKTSKAAIVFPMMVLALVFIRKLMDCFFTKRELSWLDDLMPESKKKKLEDAEEEEEQSILAEDEGIVQVPLEECKDIPIINITDEMSKGSFGNTWIANS, encoded by the exons ATGGACACCACGGACCAAGGTGCTCAGATAGAACCACTGCTATCAACG AGGAATGATAATGAGGCTGTGGTGGACAGAGGAGGAACACGGTCCCAACAGGGAACCAACTTCGGGCAGGAGGATCTCGAAG GTCACAGGACTCTCTATATCGGGGTCCACGTCCCTTTGGGCAGTACCAGGCACCGCAGTCATCGCAGACACCATCACCatggaaacaaacacaagaaaagGAGCACAGTCCGCGCCCCCACCTTGTTGGAGGGTAGAGAGTCTCCTGTTTATG ACACTCCCTCCCAAAGAGTGCAGTTCCTGCTGGGTactgaggatgatgatgaggagcaTATTCCTCATGACCTCTTTACAGAGATGGATGAAATCTGTGTAAGGGATGGAGAGGATTCTGAGTGGAGGGAAAGTGCCAG GTGGCTGAAGTTTGAGGAGGATGTGGAAGACGGAGGAGAACGATGGAGTAAACCCTACGTAGCCACTCTGTCTTTGCACAGCTTGTTTGAGCTGCGAAGCTGCATTATCAACAGCACTGTGCTGCTCGACATGACGGCTAATACCATTGAAGAGATTGCAg ACATGGTCTTGGACCACCAGGAGTTATACTCACCACTGGGAGATGAGCTCAGAAAGAGAGTGCGTGAAACACTGCTGAAGCAGCACCACCACCAAAACGAAAAGAAGCTGGCTAATCGCCTGCCGATTGTACGCTCCCTTGCTGACATGGGTCGACGGACATCCGAGCTCCACCTGGACAAGaatg GTCAGATGACGGCTTCCCAGTCTCAGTTAGCGGGTTCAGACGGGAAAGGGGACATCAGTAAAGAGAACAGTTCTGTGGACTTTAGCAAG AAAGACCTTCATTTCATGAAGAAGATCCCGGCAGGGGCCGAGGCGTGTAACGTGTTAGTGGGAGAGCTGGAATATCTGAAGAAGCCGGTGGTGGCATTTGTCCGCCTGTCACCAGCAGTCACACTCAGTGGGCTGGCTGAAGTCCCCATCGCCACAAG gTTTCTGTTTATTCTTTTAGGGCCATTGGGTAGAGCGCTTCAGTATCATGAGATTGGAAGATCCATTGCAACACTCATGACAGATGAG GTTTTCCATGATGTTGCCTATAAAGCAAAAGACCGCAATGATCTGATCGCTGGAATTGATGAATTTCTCGATCAAGTGACAGTCCTGCCTCCAGGAGAGTGGGACCCATCCATACGGATAGAGCCTCCAAAAAATGTACCTTCTCAG gagaagaggaagaaaagtaACATTTTACCTAACGGATTAGTAGAGGgcgaagaggaagaggaggaaggtggCCATGGGGGTCCAGAACTGCAGCGAACTGGAAG GTGGTTTGGAGGTCTCTTTCTAGACATCAAGCGCAAGGCACCCCACTACCTGTCCGACTACACTGATGCTTTGAGTTTACAGTGTGTGGCCTCTTTCCTATTCCTCTACTGTGCCTGCATGTCCCCTGTCATCACCTTTGGAGGACTATTGGGCGAGGCAACAGAAGGACGCATA AGTGCAATCGAGTCGCTGTTTGGAGCCTCACTGACTGGAATGGCCTATTCCCTGTTTGCAGGGCAGCCCTTGACCATTTTGGGCAGCACAGGGCCAGTGCttgtatttgaaaaaatattgtTCAAATTCTGCAa GGAGTATGGCTTGTCCTATCTGTCTCTGAGAACCTGTATTGGTCTGTGGACTGCTTTCCTTTGTATCGTGCTGGTGGCTACGGATGCCAGTTCGCTCGTTTGTTACATCACACGTTTTACAGAAGAAGCCTTTGCCTCACTCATCTGCATCATCTTCATCTATGAGGCCTTGGAGAAACTTATCCACCTGGGAGACCACTATCCCTTTAACAAGAACAACAACCTTGACAAACTCACCATGTACTC ATGTTCATGCGTTGAGCCTTCTGACCCCACCAATGGCACCCTGAAGTATTGGGAGACCACCAACGTCACTGCCTCAGAAATCTACTGGGAAGCACTGGAGGCCAAG GACTGTATTGAAAAGCGTGGGGAGTTTGTGGGCAGCGCCTGCGGTCCTCATGGACCCTACGTCCCTGATGTCCTTTTCTGGTGTGTCATTCTCTTCTTTTCCACCGTCCTCATGTCCGCTTTCCTCAAGGAGTTCAAGTTCAGCAATTACTTTCCCACAAAG GTGAGATCCATCATCAGTGACTTTTCTGTTTTCCTTACCATCCTTACTATGGTATTAATCGACTATGCCTTAGGTATCCCCTCTCCAAAACTACAGGTTCCCAGTGTGTTTAAG CCAACCAGAGATGATCGAGGTTGGTTCATCAACCCGCTGGGGCCTAACCCCTGGTGGACCACAGTCATTACAGTGGTCCCAGCTTTGCTTTGTACCATCCTCATCTTCATGGACCAGCAGATCACAGCTGTCATCATCAACAGGAAGGAACACAAACTCAAG AAAGGATGTGGGTACCACCTAGATCTGTTCATAGTGGGGGTGATGCTCGGTGTGTGCTCTTTGATGGGCTTGCCCTGGTTCGTGGCAGCCACCGTCCTCTCCATCACCCACGTCAACAGCCTGAAGCTGGAGTCAGAGTGCTCAGCTCCTGGGGAAGTGCCCAAGTTCCTCGGCATCAGAGAGCAACGCTTTACCGGCCTCATGATCTTCACTCTCATGGGCTGCTCTGTCTTCATGACATCTGTGCTGAAG TTTATTCCTATGCCTGTGCTGTATGGAGTATTCCTTTACATGGGAGCATCTTCTCTCAGAGGCATTCAG TTCTTTGACCGTCTGAAACTGTTCGGCATGCCAGCCAAGCACCAGCCAGACTTTATCTATCTACGACATGTACCCCTGAGGAAAGTGCACCTCTTCACCATCATCCAGCTCAGTTGTTTGATCATGCTGTGGGTCATCAAGACCTCTAAGGCTGCCATTGTCTTTCCCATGATG GTGTTGGCTCTGGTGTTTATCAGGAAGCTAATGGATTGTTTCTTCACCAAGAGGGAGTTGAGCTGGCTGGATGACCTCATGCCAGAaagcaagaagaagaagcttGAGGATGCTGAAGAG gaggaggagcagagtaTATTGGCAGAAGATGAGGGAATAGTGCAAGTGCCATTAGAAGAGTGCAA AGACATACCCATCATCAATATCACAGATGAAATGTCAAAAGGTTCTTTTGGAAATACTTGGATTGCGAACAGCTAA
- the slc4a10b gene encoding sodium-driven chloride bicarbonate exchanger isoform X1 produces MDTTDQGAQIEPLLSTVNSSFCTSVGRRSLRNDNEAVVDRGGTRSQQGTNFGQEDLEGHRTLYIGVHVPLGSTRHRSHRRHHHHGNKHKKRSTVRAPTLLEGRESPVYDTPSQRVQFLLGTEDDDEEHIPHDLFTEMDEICVRDGEDSEWRESARWLKFEEDVEDGGERWSKPYVATLSLHSLFELRSCIINSTVLLDMTANTIEEIADMVLDHQELYSPLGDELRKRVRETLLKQHHHQNEKKLANRLPIVRSLADMGRRTSELHLDKNGQMTASQSQLAGSDGKGDISKENSSVDFSKKDLHFMKKIPAGAEACNVLVGELEYLKKPVVAFVRLSPAVTLSGLAEVPIATRFLFILLGPLGRALQYHEIGRSIATLMTDEVFHDVAYKAKDRNDLIAGIDEFLDQVTVLPPGEWDPSIRIEPPKNVPSQEKRKKSNILPNGLVEGEEEEEEGGHGGPELQRTGRWFGGLFLDIKRKAPHYLSDYTDALSLQCVASFLFLYCACMSPVITFGGLLGEATEGRISAIESLFGASLTGMAYSLFAGQPLTILGSTGPVLVFEKILFKFCKEYGLSYLSLRTCIGLWTAFLCIVLVATDASSLVCYITRFTEEAFASLICIIFIYEALEKLIHLGDHYPFNKNNNLDKLTMYSCSCVEPSDPTNGTLKYWETTNVTASEIYWEALEAKDCIEKRGEFVGSACGPHGPYVPDVLFWCVILFFSTVLMSAFLKEFKFSNYFPTKVRSIISDFSVFLTILTMVLIDYALGIPSPKLQVPSVFKPTRDDRGWFINPLGPNPWWTTVITVVPALLCTILIFMDQQITAVIINRKEHKLKKGCGYHLDLFIVGVMLGVCSLMGLPWFVAATVLSITHVNSLKLESECSAPGEVPKFLGIREQRFTGLMIFTLMGCSVFMTSVLKFIPMPVLYGVFLYMGASSLRGIQFFDRLKLFGMPAKHQPDFIYLRHVPLRKVHLFTIIQLSCLIMLWVIKTSKAAIVFPMMVLALVFIRKLMDCFFTKRELSWLDDLMPESKKKKLEDAEEEEEQSILAEDEGIVQVPLEECKDIPIINITDEMSKGSFGNTWIANS; encoded by the exons ATGGACACCACGGACCAAGGTGCTCAGATAGAACCACTGCTATCAACG GTTAATTCTTCCTTTTGCACATCAGTCGGGCGCAGAAGTTTG AGGAATGATAATGAGGCTGTGGTGGACAGAGGAGGAACACGGTCCCAACAGGGAACCAACTTCGGGCAGGAGGATCTCGAAG GTCACAGGACTCTCTATATCGGGGTCCACGTCCCTTTGGGCAGTACCAGGCACCGCAGTCATCGCAGACACCATCACCatggaaacaaacacaagaaaagGAGCACAGTCCGCGCCCCCACCTTGTTGGAGGGTAGAGAGTCTCCTGTTTATG ACACTCCCTCCCAAAGAGTGCAGTTCCTGCTGGGTactgaggatgatgatgaggagcaTATTCCTCATGACCTCTTTACAGAGATGGATGAAATCTGTGTAAGGGATGGAGAGGATTCTGAGTGGAGGGAAAGTGCCAG GTGGCTGAAGTTTGAGGAGGATGTGGAAGACGGAGGAGAACGATGGAGTAAACCCTACGTAGCCACTCTGTCTTTGCACAGCTTGTTTGAGCTGCGAAGCTGCATTATCAACAGCACTGTGCTGCTCGACATGACGGCTAATACCATTGAAGAGATTGCAg ACATGGTCTTGGACCACCAGGAGTTATACTCACCACTGGGAGATGAGCTCAGAAAGAGAGTGCGTGAAACACTGCTGAAGCAGCACCACCACCAAAACGAAAAGAAGCTGGCTAATCGCCTGCCGATTGTACGCTCCCTTGCTGACATGGGTCGACGGACATCCGAGCTCCACCTGGACAAGaatg GTCAGATGACGGCTTCCCAGTCTCAGTTAGCGGGTTCAGACGGGAAAGGGGACATCAGTAAAGAGAACAGTTCTGTGGACTTTAGCAAG AAAGACCTTCATTTCATGAAGAAGATCCCGGCAGGGGCCGAGGCGTGTAACGTGTTAGTGGGAGAGCTGGAATATCTGAAGAAGCCGGTGGTGGCATTTGTCCGCCTGTCACCAGCAGTCACACTCAGTGGGCTGGCTGAAGTCCCCATCGCCACAAG gTTTCTGTTTATTCTTTTAGGGCCATTGGGTAGAGCGCTTCAGTATCATGAGATTGGAAGATCCATTGCAACACTCATGACAGATGAG GTTTTCCATGATGTTGCCTATAAAGCAAAAGACCGCAATGATCTGATCGCTGGAATTGATGAATTTCTCGATCAAGTGACAGTCCTGCCTCCAGGAGAGTGGGACCCATCCATACGGATAGAGCCTCCAAAAAATGTACCTTCTCAG gagaagaggaagaaaagtaACATTTTACCTAACGGATTAGTAGAGGgcgaagaggaagaggaggaaggtggCCATGGGGGTCCAGAACTGCAGCGAACTGGAAG GTGGTTTGGAGGTCTCTTTCTAGACATCAAGCGCAAGGCACCCCACTACCTGTCCGACTACACTGATGCTTTGAGTTTACAGTGTGTGGCCTCTTTCCTATTCCTCTACTGTGCCTGCATGTCCCCTGTCATCACCTTTGGAGGACTATTGGGCGAGGCAACAGAAGGACGCATA AGTGCAATCGAGTCGCTGTTTGGAGCCTCACTGACTGGAATGGCCTATTCCCTGTTTGCAGGGCAGCCCTTGACCATTTTGGGCAGCACAGGGCCAGTGCttgtatttgaaaaaatattgtTCAAATTCTGCAa GGAGTATGGCTTGTCCTATCTGTCTCTGAGAACCTGTATTGGTCTGTGGACTGCTTTCCTTTGTATCGTGCTGGTGGCTACGGATGCCAGTTCGCTCGTTTGTTACATCACACGTTTTACAGAAGAAGCCTTTGCCTCACTCATCTGCATCATCTTCATCTATGAGGCCTTGGAGAAACTTATCCACCTGGGAGACCACTATCCCTTTAACAAGAACAACAACCTTGACAAACTCACCATGTACTC ATGTTCATGCGTTGAGCCTTCTGACCCCACCAATGGCACCCTGAAGTATTGGGAGACCACCAACGTCACTGCCTCAGAAATCTACTGGGAAGCACTGGAGGCCAAG GACTGTATTGAAAAGCGTGGGGAGTTTGTGGGCAGCGCCTGCGGTCCTCATGGACCCTACGTCCCTGATGTCCTTTTCTGGTGTGTCATTCTCTTCTTTTCCACCGTCCTCATGTCCGCTTTCCTCAAGGAGTTCAAGTTCAGCAATTACTTTCCCACAAAG GTGAGATCCATCATCAGTGACTTTTCTGTTTTCCTTACCATCCTTACTATGGTATTAATCGACTATGCCTTAGGTATCCCCTCTCCAAAACTACAGGTTCCCAGTGTGTTTAAG CCAACCAGAGATGATCGAGGTTGGTTCATCAACCCGCTGGGGCCTAACCCCTGGTGGACCACAGTCATTACAGTGGTCCCAGCTTTGCTTTGTACCATCCTCATCTTCATGGACCAGCAGATCACAGCTGTCATCATCAACAGGAAGGAACACAAACTCAAG AAAGGATGTGGGTACCACCTAGATCTGTTCATAGTGGGGGTGATGCTCGGTGTGTGCTCTTTGATGGGCTTGCCCTGGTTCGTGGCAGCCACCGTCCTCTCCATCACCCACGTCAACAGCCTGAAGCTGGAGTCAGAGTGCTCAGCTCCTGGGGAAGTGCCCAAGTTCCTCGGCATCAGAGAGCAACGCTTTACCGGCCTCATGATCTTCACTCTCATGGGCTGCTCTGTCTTCATGACATCTGTGCTGAAG TTTATTCCTATGCCTGTGCTGTATGGAGTATTCCTTTACATGGGAGCATCTTCTCTCAGAGGCATTCAG TTCTTTGACCGTCTGAAACTGTTCGGCATGCCAGCCAAGCACCAGCCAGACTTTATCTATCTACGACATGTACCCCTGAGGAAAGTGCACCTCTTCACCATCATCCAGCTCAGTTGTTTGATCATGCTGTGGGTCATCAAGACCTCTAAGGCTGCCATTGTCTTTCCCATGATG GTGTTGGCTCTGGTGTTTATCAGGAAGCTAATGGATTGTTTCTTCACCAAGAGGGAGTTGAGCTGGCTGGATGACCTCATGCCAGAaagcaagaagaagaagcttGAGGATGCTGAAGAG gaggaggagcagagtaTATTGGCAGAAGATGAGGGAATAGTGCAAGTGCCATTAGAAGAGTGCAA AGACATACCCATCATCAATATCACAGATGAAATGTCAAAAGGTTCTTTTGGAAATACTTGGATTGCGAACAGCTAA